The window GAAATGGCGAGTATCTTGTTAACTTTCAAGGCTATTTTGCCCAGCCTCAAATAGTCTTCAGTGTCCTTCCTCTTCAAAACCCCAACAACTTCTCTCATTTCTTCCTCCAACTCCACACTCCAACCATTTCCATCTGTTCTCCCACTCTGCCTTTCCTGTCTTTGCCTGTGCTGCGGCCACCATACAGCAGGTTCCACGGTTTCGGGGAATTTATCAAGCATGGCTCCTAGTAAAGGGAGCGGGTATGCCTTGTCCAGGGCCAAAACTTTCTCCATGGCTTCCTCAACATCGATACTAGTAGGAGTGCCACAAGAGAGTGTTCTTTGAACCTGGCCATGAAGCTGCTTAAACAACCTCGCAGCATTGCGCTGTTCTTCGACGAGTTGAGATGGCTGGATCTTATTCATCACCACCAACATCCCAGTGGCTGCCAAATACATCAGAGTTGAAGAGAGCTTGAGAGCCACAAGGGGTCCTCCTACACTTGTAGCAGCAATTCCAGCCATGGTTGCAGCAGTGAGTGTGATTGCATTAATGGATGTCAAAAGAAGATGGTTCCAATTATCACGCTGCTCCCCGATATTCTTGTGCATCTCCACTCTATCTGCAACAGCCTCCATGATTTCATGGAGCTTAGCCATCACCATAGGATCAGAAACATTGCTCACAGAAGGGATAGTACTATCAGCTCTGGATTCGTTTTTCTTCTCCACATGGCCGGTGGTTGCAGCTGTTAGACTAACTCCCATGTCCAGTACTTCCTGTACCAAATCTCTAGAGGGGAGCTTCAGAGATAGGCTGCCGGTCCGGAGCTTAGGCATATTGATAGTAGCTCTTGTCATTCCTCTCCGGCAACGAGATGAGGAATAAGCCACTGACGTAATAACTCCTGATGAAGATTGAAGAGTCGACATGTCCTCTCCTTGTATGATCTGTATGAGTTTCTTCTTGTTGCTAAGGGTGGTTAATTCTATTGGATATGTATTGAATGGCTTAGGCTTGAAGAGGTGTAGTGAAATGGGGTGGCGATGCAATTATATATAGGGAATGGGAGTGGACCAAGTACGCTGTTCAACGTTTGAATGGTCTCATGGGTCTTGGCTTAGACTCTTTCTTGTCTTCGGTTCATTGGTGTTTTACCCTTCAATTAATGAGGCTGCTTGTAGGCTAGGGCATTGAGGCAGTCCTCCATTGACTTTCAACCAGCAAAAACCTGTAAAATTGAAATAGGCAAAGGCATTACAAGTATAGAGTTTAATTAAGAGTAAAAAACCCCAATGAATTTGAACAATTCCCTCAGTTCATTTATGACTTTTTAGATATATTTGTCAAATGTTTTGAGGCGATACATGATgaagaattcaaatttaaattccCAGTAATGGGTCATGGCCAGAACTGGtaaaatcagccttttgcttcTCCAAGTTTTCTAGGTCTGAATTCTGTAGCCATATATTGTTGATCAACAGATAAATTTGACATAAGTAAATCATGGGATTTGTTCAAAGATGATTTGAGCATCATCaccattttatgaaatttccgGACGTCTTTCTTTCGAATTAACATACCGTGTTCAAAtgaagttttttaattttttttttaatctttatgaCTAAATCACAAATTCAAAACCATTTATTAATAAgcttaataattatttaatgagAATGTTAAAGCTTTGTttgaatcttaaaaaaattgtaagaaagAACCCTAGGGATAACTGATAggaaaaaagtaaaggaaaaaaaaacgtGGACTAAATGTagaatttccaaaataaaacgaagtcaaatataaaaataataaaattgcgCAAATATGGAATTCCTGCAGGAGTGCTTGAGCACTTAAggagtttttaaattatttttaaaaatatttatgctCAATCTTAAGttaatttcatttcttaattaattttaataaacttttCTTGAACTTTTCTATATATACTTGTGTCATTTAAT of the Vitis vinifera cultivar Pinot Noir 40024 chromosome 10, ASM3070453v1 genome contains:
- the LOC100247985 gene encoding probable F-box protein At4g22030, with the protein product MSTLQSSSGVITSVAYSSSRCRRGMTRATINMPKLRTGSLSLKLPSRDLVQEVLDMGVSLTAATTGHVEKKNESRADSTIPSVSNVSDPMVMAKLHEIMEAVADRVEMHKNIGEQRDNWNHLLLTSINAITLTAATMAGIAATSVGGPLVALKLSSTLMYLAATGMLVVMNKIQPSQLVEEQRNAARLFKQLHGQVQRTLSCGTPTSIDVEEAMEKVLALDKAYPLPLLGAMLDKFPETVEPAVWWPQHRQRQERQSGRTDGNGWSVELEEEMREVVGVLKRKDTEDYLRLGKIALKVNKILAISGPLLTGLAACGTAFVGSSHGPWAATLGVVAGAMASVVNTMEHGGQVGMVFEMYRSNAGFFRLMEESIESNLNERDVGRRENGELFEMKVALQLGRSLSRLKDLAASSYSSSKKGEAIEEFASKLF